A portion of the Oncorhynchus gorbuscha isolate QuinsamMale2020 ecotype Even-year linkage group LG19, OgorEven_v1.0, whole genome shotgun sequence genome contains these proteins:
- the emg1 gene encoding ribosomal RNA small subunit methyltransferase NEP1 isoform X1 — protein sequence MRGRTLAKLHQYDVLFRRLPSRSNMEAHSCDKRGLEHLDEYEPKPAKHMRSLHDRMVERRLVVILEGATLETVKVGKTFELLNCDQHKGMIIKSGRDPGKIRPDITHQCLLMLMDSPLNRAGLLQVYIHTERNALIEINPQTRIPRTFNRFCGLMVQLLHKLSVRAADGPQRLLKLIKNPVSDHLPPGCPRICTSFSSGEAVGARTVVPEDGPATVVVGAFAHGAVNVDYTEKTVSISNYPLSAALTCAKMCSAFEEVWGVL from the exons ATGAGGGGTAGAACCTTGGCAAAACTCCATCAGTATGACGTGTTATTCCGGCGACTACCATCCCGAAGCAACATGGAAGCCCACAGTTGTGACAAGCGTGGTCTTGAGCATTTAGACGAATATGAACCCAAACCAGCCAAACATATGCGTAGCCTGCACGATCGCATGGTGGAAAGGCGACTAGTAGTTATTTTAGAGGGGGCAACGCTGGAAACAGTGAAG GTTGGCAAGACATTTGAACTGCTGAACTGTGACCAACACAAGGGCATGATCATCAAAAGTGGACGGGACCCAGGGAAGATTCGACCTGACATTACACATCAG tGTTTGTTGATGCTGATGGACAGTCCATTGAACAGGGCAGGTCTCCTACAGGTTTACATCCACACAGAGAGGAACGCCCTGATTGAGATCAACCCACAGACACGCATCCCCCGAACCTTCAACCGCTTCTGTGGCCTCATGG TCCAGCTCCTGCACAAGCTGAGTGTGAGGGCGGCTGATGGCCCCCAGCGCCTGCTGAAACTCATCAAGAACCCTGTGTCAGACCACCTGCCCCCTGGCTGCCCCCGTATTTGTACCTCCTTCTCCTCTGGGGAGGCAGTGGGCGCCCGCACCGTGGTACCAGAGGATGGGCCCGCCACTGTGGTGGTCGGGGCATTTGCACATGGAGCG GTGAATGTGGACTACACAGAGAAGACTGTTTCCATCAGTAACTACCCTCTCTCTGCTGCCCTCACCTGTGCCAAGATGTGCTCTGCCTTTGAGGAGGTCTGGGGCGTGTTGTGA
- the LOC124005832 gene encoding histone H1-like, which yields MPRNARKKEDVKQERKGKVNIESKGTVTVINRGQEKVKRKPPVKPPVKSPVKQQTKPVKNPGGRGLGKAGARRLGQLLKRAIQEKKNVTGNEKVPLPTTPVRLFKYQAEAASAPKTNDARRVATRVSQLILRVVSQCKHRGGISMVDLKHALAAGGYDVTKNNTRVNLAVKGLVRKETLVQTTGVGASGSFKLNKKLTYEKRVKTRAMRDLEAAERAKQRDRATVERAKQKKGILKPAAEKGKALKPTGKPLKPGAKTTKPAGKALKPGAKTTKPAGKVLKPGAKTTKPAGKTAQPADKNKTVAGKGQREIGDRPKQVGKSHKPAGQASKSPAKVQKTGYKAPKPAGKSLKVANKKTRKMVVTRNTKPRI from the exons ATGCCTAGAAACGCCCGCAAAAAGGAAGATGTCAAACAAGAGAGAAAAGGGAAAGTTAACATAGAATCAAAGGGAACAGTTACAGTAATCAACCGAGGACAAGAGAAAGTTAAACGTAAACCGCCAGTAAAACCACCGGTCAAGTCGCCCGTGAAGCAGCAAACGAAGCCAGTAAAAAACCCAGGTGGTCGGGGCCTTGGGAAAGCAGGGGCTAGACGTTTGGGTCAGCTATTGAAGCGTGCAATCCAAGAGAAGAAGAATGTTACAGGAAACGAAAAAGTGCCTTTGCCAA CGACCCCAGTTCGCCTGTTCAAGTACCAGGCTGAGGCTGCATCTGCACCCAAAACCAACGATGCAAGGCGTGTGGCTACCCGGGTCTCCCAGCTCATCCTTCGGGTAGTCTCCCAGTGCAAGCACCGGGGTGGCATCTCCATGGTGGACCTCAAGCATGCCCTGGCTGCTGGTGGCTATGATGTCACCAAGAACAATACCCGTGTGAATTTAGCTGTGAAAGGCCTGGTGAGGAAGGAGACACTGGTGCAGACTACTGGAGTTGGTGCATCTGGGTCATTTAAACTCAACAAG AAACTGACGTATGAGAAGAGAGTTAAGACAAGAGCCATGAGAGACCTTGAAGCAGCTGAGAGAGCCAAGCAGAGAGACCGTGCAACAGTCGAGAGAGCCAAGCAGAAAAAAGGAATTTTGAAGCCAGCAGCAGAGAAAGGAAAGGCCTTGAAACCAACAGGAAAACCTCTGAAACCAGGAGCAAAAACAACTAAACCAGCAGGAAAAGCTCTGAAACCAGGAGCAAAAACAACTAAACCAGCAGGAAAAGTTCTGAAACCAGGAGCAAAAACAACTAAACCAGCAGGAAAAACAGCTCAACCAGCAGACAAGAACAAAACAGTTGCTGGAAAAGGTCAAAGGGAAATAGGAGATAGACCAAAACAAGTTGGCAAAAGCCACAAACCAGCAGGACAAGCATCAAAATCACCAGCCAAGGTCCAAAAAACAGGCTACAAAGCCCCTAAACCTGCAGGAAAGTCCTTGAAAGTAGCCAATAAGAAAACTCGTAAAATGGTTGTAACCCGCAATACAAAGCCACGGATATAG
- the emg1 gene encoding ribosomal RNA small subunit methyltransferase NEP1 isoform X2, whose protein sequence is MRGRTLAKLHQYDVLFRRLPSRSNMEAHSCDKRGLEHLDEYEPKPAKHMRSLHDRMVERRLVVILEGATLETVKVGKTFELLNCDQHKGMIIKSGRDPGKIRPDITHQVYIHTERNALIEINPQTRIPRTFNRFCGLMVQLLHKLSVRAADGPQRLLKLIKNPVSDHLPPGCPRICTSFSSGEAVGARTVVPEDGPATVVVGAFAHGAVNVDYTEKTVSISNYPLSAALTCAKMCSAFEEVWGVL, encoded by the exons ATGAGGGGTAGAACCTTGGCAAAACTCCATCAGTATGACGTGTTATTCCGGCGACTACCATCCCGAAGCAACATGGAAGCCCACAGTTGTGACAAGCGTGGTCTTGAGCATTTAGACGAATATGAACCCAAACCAGCCAAACATATGCGTAGCCTGCACGATCGCATGGTGGAAAGGCGACTAGTAGTTATTTTAGAGGGGGCAACGCTGGAAACAGTGAAG GTTGGCAAGACATTTGAACTGCTGAACTGTGACCAACACAAGGGCATGATCATCAAAAGTGGACGGGACCCAGGGAAGATTCGACCTGACATTACACATCAG GTTTACATCCACACAGAGAGGAACGCCCTGATTGAGATCAACCCACAGACACGCATCCCCCGAACCTTCAACCGCTTCTGTGGCCTCATGG TCCAGCTCCTGCACAAGCTGAGTGTGAGGGCGGCTGATGGCCCCCAGCGCCTGCTGAAACTCATCAAGAACCCTGTGTCAGACCACCTGCCCCCTGGCTGCCCCCGTATTTGTACCTCCTTCTCCTCTGGGGAGGCAGTGGGCGCCCGCACCGTGGTACCAGAGGATGGGCCCGCCACTGTGGTGGTCGGGGCATTTGCACATGGAGCG GTGAATGTGGACTACACAGAGAAGACTGTTTCCATCAGTAACTACCCTCTCTCTGCTGCCCTCACCTGTGCCAAGATGTGCTCTGCCTTTGAGGAGGTCTGGGGCGTGTTGTGA